The proteins below are encoded in one region of Penicillium psychrofluorescens genome assembly, chromosome: 4:
- a CDS encoding uncharacterized protein (ID:PFLUO_005804-T1.cds;~source:funannotate): MRPLVFLSGLLLCSLGGLAHHDGPDWPAEHFETGTWSPPHLLLGKSGNYNPGSIFINVRTNIETDTGQAPTIYDNDGEMIWQGVRRKTMDFKMQKLFGEDVITYWDGETNMLGYGYGRVHILDTSYKEIYVITLPDQGFVANDGKKRETYVDVHEHLITPKGNIIVSAINITQGDTSMRPEGYPGAWIIDCLFYEIDIKTNEILFGWSAYDHREFLPLERSKLDMGSNGEHGESQVKPWDAYHINSIQYTNHGYLVSVRYFFAALYLNFDGTKRWMLSGADDNEGDIQNDAHFAWQHDMRVFNETDDSMVITVFDNDVPVRDLTATHESTGVAVHVDLKNMTGTVFRHVNSHDHDPAEAKTQGSLQLLDYNNTAHMLASYGSFPKFREFDGDGNIVMMGQFGYSGHAQAYRTLKYPWHAIPHYPPVAVAKYLSKYTSDIYVYMSWNGCTEYDNWNIYSVSGFESTIDQGTLLDNHRRNGFETSASLRDPNAKFLIVEALQGDKSLRVSEVIEVPRAFEDKNEKSSRFLRQSLRGMN; the protein is encoded by the exons ATGCGCCCTCTCGTATTTCTATCAGGACTACTCCTGTGCTCTCTCGGTGGCCTTGCCCACCATGATGGGCCAGACTGGCCAGCCGAACACTTTGAGACAGGGACATGGTCCCCCCCTCACCTTCTGCTTGGCAAGTCTGGGAATTACAACCCAGGCAGCATCTTCATTAATGTCCGAACTAATATCGAGACGGATACAGGTCAAGCCCCAACCATATACGACAACGATGGCGAGATGATATGGCAAGGCGTCCGGAGGAAGACCATGGATTTCAAGATGCAAAAGCTCTTCGGCGAGGACGTCATTACGTACTGGGATGGTGAGACCAACATGCTAGGCTATGGGTATGGTCgcgtccacatcctcgacactTCGTACAAGGAGATCTATGTTATCACTCTCCCAGACCAAGGATTCGTGGCGAACGATGGGAAGAAGCGAGAGACCTATGTCGACGTCCATGAGCATCTCATTACCCCCAAAGGAAATATAATTGTCTCTGCTATCAACATCACGCAGGGCGACACTAGCATGCGGCCAGAGGGCTACCCGGGAGCTTGGATTATTGACTGTCTATTTTATGAAATCGATATCAAAACCAACGAGATCTTGTTCGGCTGGAGCGCATATGACCACCGGGAATTCCTACCCCTAGAGAGATCTAAATTAGACATGGGATCGAATGGTGAACATGGCGAGTCGCAGGTGAAGCCGTGGGACGCCTACCACATCAATTCCATTCAGTACACAAACCACGGCTACCTGGTCTCCGTCCGCTACTTCTTCGCCGCGCTGTATCTAAACTTTGACGGAACTAAACGCTGGATGCTTTCG GGCGCCGATGATAATGAAGGTGATATCCAAAACGACGCCCATTTCGCCTGGCAGCACGATATGCGCGTGTTCAACGAGACCGACGACAGCATGGTAATTACGGTATTTGACAACGACGTTCCCGTTCGAGATTTGACGGCGACGCACGAATCAACCGGCGTCGCCGTCCACGTGGACCTAAAAAACATGACGGGGACTGTGTTCCGCCACGTCAATTCGCACGACCATGATCCTGCTGAAGCTAAGACCCAAGGCAGTCTCCAGCTTCTAGACTACAACAACACAGCCCACATGCTTGCAAGCTATGGCTCTTTCCCGAAATTTAGGGAATTCGACGGTGATGGGAACATCGTGATGATGGGCCAGTTTGGTTACTCCGGCCATGCGCAGGCTTATCGTACACTCAAATACCCCTGGCATGCAATCCCGCACTACCCGCCTGTCGCGGTGGCCAAATATCTTTCCAAATACACGAGCGATATATACGTGTACATGAGCTGGAATGGATGCACCGAGTACGATAACTGGAACATCTACTCCGTGTCCGGGTTCGAGTCTACTATCGACCAGGGAACTTTGCTGGATAACCACCGCCGGAATGGCTTTGAAACGAGTGCCAGTCTACGTGATCCGAATGCCAAGTTCTTGATTGTTGAAGCCTTGCAGGGCGACAAGTCCCTGAGAGTCTCGGAAGTCATTGAGGTCCCTAGGGCCTTTGAGGACAAGAATGAAAAGTCATCGAGATTCCTCCGACAATCATTGAGAGGGATGAACTGA
- a CDS encoding uncharacterized protein (ID:PFLUO_005805-T1.cds;~source:funannotate) gives MSYNPAHETPFIGAGGLLGQPDYQIVGAMAFYEYVRQTNDLDWVRSTWHKWKLHAEYLISEINSTDNLIYLASGFIGPAAGSSAESCAFVQAIKGMSEVAEAIGDAESARTFNLAADQVTNGINSHLWNNNLGAYAWQVSDPSSISTAGTGLCITSGVASPNQILRSLSAVDSLKNEIGYMDASSSSTSDNISPFTNGFLLPAFFMGNSSTYEAGLSLIKGLWGAMRDDIHTMSGGSWEYVKPSGEPGLDWFTSLSHPWGGAATYVLTEYVTGLRAEKGVAGFGHRAWIVAPEVGIDLGLTTASADVLTPQGLLSVQWEVDNGHLLVKIKAPVNTKGTIVFRRRQEHLEGREQYDVSIPL, from the coding sequence ATGTCGTATAATCCAGCGCATGAAACACCTTTCATAGGCGCCGGGGGGCTTTTAGGCCAGCCTGACTACCAAATTGTCGGTGCCATGGCGTTTTATGAGTATGTGCGTCAAACTAACGACCTGGACTGGGTTCGAAGTACATGGCACAAGTGGAAACTTCATGCTGAGTACCTCATAAGCGAGATAAACTCTACGGATAACCTCATATATCTAGCCTCAGGGTTCATCGGACCGGCTGCTGGTAGCTCGGCAGAATCGTGCGCATTTGTTCAAGCCATTAAAGGCATGTCagaggtggcggaggcaATCGGCGATGCAGAATCGGCGAGAACTTTCAATTTAGCTGCGGACCAAGTCACGAATGGCATCAATTCTCATTTGTGGAACAACAACTTGGGTGCATACGCTTGGCAAGTATCTGATCCAAGTTCCATCTCTACCGCAGGGACTGGTCTTTGCATAACGAGTGGCGTTGCTTCTCCGAACCAGATCTTGCGCTCTCTGTCAGCCGTTGATTCTCTAAAGAACGAGATTGGATACATGGATGCATCAAGCTCTTCCACTTCGGACAACATTTCTCCATTCACGAATGGCTTCCTACTCCCTGCATTTTTTATGGGGAACTCCAGTACTTACGAGGCTGGTCTATCGCTGATAAAGGGTCTCTGGGGCGCCATGCGTGACGATATACATACCATGAGCGGTGGCAGCTGGGAGTATGTCAAGCCTTCGGGGGAGCCTGGACTAGATTGGTTCACCAGCCTCTCGCACCCATGGGGTGGTGCCGCCACATACGTGCTTACAGAGTATGTCACTGGGCTCCGGGCTGAGAAAGGAGTCGCCGGCTTTGGGCATCGTGCGTGGATTGTGGCACCTGAGGTGGGAATCGATCTGGGACTTACAACAGCCAGCGCCGACGTTTTGACCCCACAAGGACTGCTTTCGGTGCAGTGGGAAGTAGACAATGGCCATTTGCTAGTCAAGATCAAAGCCCCAGTCAATACGAAGGGCACAATAGTGTTCAGGAGACGACAAGAACATCTTGAGGGACGAGAACAATACGACGTTTCCATCCCACTCTAA